In the Kwoniella mangroviensis CBS 8507 chromosome 3, whole genome shotgun sequence genome, one interval contains:
- a CDS encoding mitochondrial 37S ribosomal protein uS4m, translating to MPLKPAARNVFNYNRAIPRMSWAPENLFNLWQRTSSESPIKRTHDFTRTNSTPYQLRFTAKRLLRGYHGDHIGYTKFSRWYMPEKLPAIHESSSGGSSEVNKWVEGRERSGGRTTDEKQQKRKEKNSKAPIGTMLFADVERRLDVLIFRSCFAQSVWEARRYVIQGHVKLNGQIVRNPNVMLEPGDLFSVDPKIIHMLQPPSASTSTPAENEESADSDSPEEVGATASSSGDADSSSPTEASAASQTPTSTSLPDQPSSTSSASAPSHFNLPSYAQPHIFVPAYILPSYLTCSAVYVRHPTARPGYSEIPSPYDAGGELMSLGWEYFKRSMPRMRKKTDKWPNPWGGYGKK from the exons ATGCCTCTCAAGCCGGCAGCTAGGAATGTGTTCAACTACAACCGGGCTATCCCACGTATG AGTTGGGCTCCTGAAAACCTCTTTAATCTATGGCAACGTACATCCTCTGAATCACCTATAAAACGTACCCATGACTTTACACGTACCAACTCTACGCCATACCAACTTCGTTTTACCGCTAAGAGATTGTTGAGGGGATATCATGGAGATCATATAGGATATACGAAATTCTCAAGATGGTATATGCCTGAAAAGCTACCTGCGATCCACGAATCGAGTTCGGGAGGGAGCTCAGAAGTGAACAAAtgggttgaaggaagagagagatcaGGTGGACGTACGACCGATGAGAAACAAcaaaagagaaaggaaaaaaatTCAAAAGCTCCTATTGGGACTATGTTATTTGCGGATGtagagagaagattggatgtGTTGATTTTTAGGAGTTGTTTTGCTCAGAGTGTTTGGGAGGCTAGGAGGTATGTCATACAGGGGCATGTCAAGTTGAATGGACAGATT GTTCGCAATCCGAATGTCATGTTAGAACCAGGAGATCTATTCTCAGTCGATCCCAAAATCATACACATGTTACAACCCCCTTCAGCCTCGACTTCCACCCCTGCTGAAAATGAGGAATCTGCCGATTCAGACTCACCAGAAGAAGTAGGCGCCACAGCCTCCTCATCTGGCGATgcagattcatcttcacctaccgAAGCATCCGCCGCATCCCAAACAccaacatccacatcccTTCCTGATCAaccttcatccacatcctcagcttcagcaccAAGCCATTTCAATCTACCGTCTTATGCCCAACCGCACATCTTCGTTCCAGCTTATATCCTCCCATCGTACCTCACCTGCTCAGCAGTATATGTCAGACACCCAACAGCTCGACCGGGATATTCTGAGATCCCCTCGCCTTATGACGCTGGGGGTGAACTGATGAGTCTAGGATGGGAGTACTTCAAGCGATCTATGCCtaggatgaggaagaagactgaTAAGTGGCCAAATCCTTGGGGAGGGTATGGTAAGAAGTAG